In the genome of Limanda limanda chromosome 15, fLimLim1.1, whole genome shotgun sequence, one region contains:
- the rel gene encoding proto-oncogene c-Rel, translated as MNVLMPSMLGDDPHMMAEPAVQIFEQPRQRGMRFRYKCEGRSAGSIPGENCSDNNRTYPSLQILNYSGKGKVRVYLVTKNEPYRPHPHDLVGKDCKDGFYEAEFGPDRRVIVFQNLGIQCVRRREVKEAIVQRITRGINPYSVPREQLLQTEEYDLNVVRLCIQVSLQDENGHYTQSLNPIVTNPIYDNRAPNTAELRICRVNRNSGTVKGGDEIFLLCDKVQKDDIEVRFFSPDGWEAKGSFSQADVHRQVAIVFKSPSYYNTSIAESVTVHMQLRRPSDQEVSESMEFRYLPDDKDPYGYNEKKRRREHLMKISGLSGVPFTGLGHRPRAVPQTTMSHMRKDPSMYQRTHPMSTMPQQPAMFNPSYQPGPQNVMMPSQARNLQLSQSWANQSSALSMDTVTMNPSAAMNNLPRPTTIRQQQPNHGPMYSHRMEHNSSENALPQLSVRDLQCLDTAPQSSVMSQSESQTLFHMQHQRDEQASESQAQNHLGNQNQGLQTVWPTFNAVQSPFNGSVPGGGGGSQGLGSFPFLDGMQGDDLLKGLVGGGSQTGFQLKQEPQMTVGQDTHASLMQSQRESQGNTYTNLLPRPMSNGTNMDQVIHDGSGNSQAFKNMQNPYPNNSMAPENHFQTLTDWIEATRQSN; from the exons TGGCTGAGCCGGCGGTCCAGATCTTCGAGCAGCCCCGGCAGCGGGGGATGCGCTTCAGGTACAAGTGTGAGGGTCGCTCCGCCGGCAGCATCCCCGGAGAGAACTGCTCCGACAACAACAGGACCTACCCCAGCCTGCAG ATCCTGAATTACTCTGGGAAAGGTAAGGTGCGTGTCTACTTGGTGACGAAGAACGAGCCGTATCGGCCGCATCCGCATGACCTGGTTGGGAAGGACTGCAAAGACGGATTCTACGAGGCCGAGTTTGGTCCCGACCGCAGAGTGATTGT TTTCCAGAATCTGGGCATccagtgtgtgaggaggagggaagtgaAGGAAGCGATCGTGCAGAGGATCACCAGAGGGATTAACCCCTACAGCG TGCCAcgtgagcagctgctgcagacagaGGAGTACGACCTGAACGTGGTTCGCCTTTGCATCCAGGTTTCCCTGCAGGATGAGAATGGGCATTACACCCAGTCGCTCAACCCCATCGTCACCAACCCCATCTACGACAACA GGGCCCCAAATACAGCAGAGCTGAGGATCTGTCGGGTCAACAGGAACAGTGGCACTGTCAAAGGAGGAGATGAGATCTTCTTACTGTGTGACAAAGTACAGAAAG ATGACATTGAGGTTCGATTCTTCTCCCCTGACGGCTGGGAGGCTAAAGGCTCCTTCTCCCAGGCTGACGTTCATCGCCAGGTAGCCATCGTCTTCAAGAGTCCTTCCTACTATAACACCTCCATTGCAGAGTCGGTGACTGTGCACATGCAGTTGCGAAGACCTTCTGACCAGGAAGTCAGCGAGAGTATGGAGTTCAGATATTTGCCTGATGACAAAG ACCCTTACGGCTACAATGAGAAAAAGCGCAGAAGGGAGCACTTGATGAAGATATCAGGATTGTCAG GTGTTCCTTTTACTGGTCTGGGACACAGGCCAAGGGCAGTGCCACAAACTACCATGAGTCATATGCGTAAAG ACCCAAGCATGTACCAAAGGACACACCCCATGTCTACGATGCCGCAGCAGCCTGCGATGTTCAACCCATCTTACCAACCAGGGCCCCAGAATGTGATGATGCCATCACAGGCGCGTAATCTACAACTCAGCCAATCATGGGCAAACCAAAGCTCAGCACTCTCAATGGACACAGTCACCATGAACCCCTCTGCTGCCATGAACAATCTGCCACGTCCTACTACTATCAGGCAACAGCAGCCAAACCATGGACCTATGTACTCCCACAGAATGGAGCACAACAGCTCTGAGAATGCCCTACCCCAGCTCTCCGTCAGGGACTTGCAGTGCTTGGATACAGCACCACAGTCCTCTGTAATGAGCCAGTCGGAGTCCCAGACACTCTTCCACATGCAGCACCAAAGGGATGAGCAAGCTTCGGAGAGCCAGGCCCAGAATCATCTAGGCAACCAAAACCAGGGTCTCCAGACTGTGTGGCCCACTTTCAATGCAGTCCAGAGCCCATTTAACGGGTCAGTacctggaggtggaggggggtcCCAAGGGCTTGGCTCTTTCCCCTTCCTTGACGGCATGCAAGGGGATGATTTGCTGAAGGGCTTAGTGGGAGGAGGTTCTCAGACTGGCTTCCAGCTGAAGCAGGAGCCCCAGATGACAGTGGGACAAGACACCCATGCCTCGCTCATGCAATCCCAAAGGGAAAGCCAAGGAAATACTTACACCAACTTGCTTCCTCGTCCTATGAGCAATGGCACGAATATGGATCAAGTGATACACGATGGTAGTGGCAATAGCCAGGCTTTCAAAAATATGCAGAATCCTTACCCAAACAACAGCATGGCCCCAGAGAATCACTTTCAGACATTGACTGACTGGATTGAAGCGACCCGGCAAAGCAACTAG